Genomic segment of Chloracidobacterium sp. N:
CGTCGCCGGAGATTTTATTGCTTTGGCAGGCCAGCGGCGGGAGCGTATCGCCCAGCTCGAACCCAGTGGTGCGCTGGATGCCAGCTTCAATCCCAATGCGGCAGCCAACGGCGCCATCTTTGCGCTGGCCCTTCAGCCCAACGGACGTGTTCTGGTGGGTGGAGCCTTTACCCAGGTCAACGGAAGTCCCCGCAGTCGGGTGGCGCGGCTGACGCCTGACGGGGGGCTGGACCTGACCTTTTCACAGAGCGGCCCGATGGATGGCACGGTGCTGGCACTGGAAGTTCAGCCGGATGGGCGCATTGTCATCGGCGGCGCCTTTCGTTTTGTCAGTGGCATCGAGCGCAACGGGGTGGCCCGTCTGGAACCCGGCGGCGCACTGGACACATCGTTTGGCGCTTTTGGCGGTGTGGGGGGACGGTTGCTGCCGGTGGTGCAGGCGGTGCGCCTTCAGCCGAACGGACGCATACTCATTGGCGGCGACTTCACGACCGTCAACGGGACGCCGCGCAACTTTGTCGCCCGGCTTAACGGGCTGGATGGTTCGCTGGACACCGGCTTTGACATTGGCAGCGGGGCCAGCAGCGCCGTTCTGGCGTTGGCGCTGCAAGCGGATGGCCGGATCATCCTGGGCGGGGCGTTTGCAACCTTCAATGGCACGCCCCGGGCCGGTATCGTCCGTCTGCTTGGCGATGATCCCGGGTGCGCTTCAGCGGTGTTGCCGGCAGTGGCGAACGTGTCGGCGCTGGGTGGGGAAGGCGTTGTGACGGTAACGGCTGCCGGAAGCTGTACCTGGCGCGCGGTGAGTGACGTGCCCTGGATCACGGTCCTGAGCGGGGCAACGGGCAGCGGGAACGGGACGGTGACGTACCGCGTGGCGGCCCACCGTGGACGGGCGCGGACGGGGACGCTGACCGTCTCAGGGCGGACCGTCACGGTCAACCAGGCCGTTTCAGCTTTCGAGACCGTGGGGCTGTTCCGCCGGTCGGATGGCTTTTTCTATCTCCGCAACAGCCTGACGAGCGGCTTCGCCGACGTGGCCTTTTTCTTTGGGCAGGGGAATGACATCCCGCTGTCCGGCGATTGGGACGGCGACGGCACCACGACGATTGGCGTGTTTCGGATCGTGAGCGGAGCGGCAACGTTCTTTCTCAGAAACAGCAACAGCGCCGGCTTTGCCGATGTGTCGTTTTCGTTTGGCGCGCCGGGAGACATTCCGGTGGTCGGGGACTGGAATGGGGACGGCCGGGATACGGTGGGCGTCTTTCGCAATGGCGTGTTCCTGCTGCGCAATACCAACAGCGCCGGCATGGCGGATAGCATCGTCAACTTCGGCCTCGGCACGGATGTACCCGTGGTGGGTGACTGGGATGGCAACGGCACGACGACGGTCGGCTGTTACCGCCGTGCGAACGGCTTTTTCTACTACCGCAATGATTTGCTGTCGGGCGTGGCCGAAGGGGCGCTCTTTTACGGGCTGGCGGATGATCTGCCCTTTGCCGGCGACTGGGATGGCGACGGGCGGGATGGTATTGGCATCGTCCGCCTGACCGAAGGCAGTTGGCGGTTTTTCCTGAAAAACGAACTGAGTCCCGGCTTTGCCGATGTGTCGTTCAACTATGGCAATGTGAATGACCTGCCGGTGGTCGGGAACTGGAACGGGCGGCCGTGAGCAACCGCCTGCGGGAGCTTGCCGGAAACCGGCTTTTGCCGTAGGGTTCAAATGTACCATTTCTCACTTTTCTTTCTGGGGCGGCCTTCCCGTGTACGTCAGCCAATTTCTCTCTCTGGCCCGGCAGCGCCGGACGGAACTGCAACAGGCGC
This window contains:
- a CDS encoding BACON domain-containing carbohydrate-binding protein — its product is MRRKQLARAFPVWLIFLLGMLVGQAVGQSGAVDGTFNPGSGVNGAVYAMAVQADGKLVIGGEFTAFNGIPRSNLARLNADGSLDTTFTPGSIAGRVEALVVQSDGKVVIGGEFSSVGGIARRSLARLNPDGSVDTGFVAETDANGIVYALALRSDGRLLVAGDFIALAGQRRERIAQLEPSGALDASFNPNAAANGAIFALALQPNGRVLVGGAFTQVNGSPRSRVARLTPDGGLDLTFSQSGPMDGTVLALEVQPDGRIVIGGAFRFVSGIERNGVARLEPGGALDTSFGAFGGVGGRLLPVVQAVRLQPNGRILIGGDFTTVNGTPRNFVARLNGLDGSLDTGFDIGSGASSAVLALALQADGRIILGGAFATFNGTPRAGIVRLLGDDPGCASAVLPAVANVSALGGEGVVTVTAAGSCTWRAVSDVPWITVLSGATGSGNGTVTYRVAAHRGRARTGTLTVSGRTVTVNQAVSAFETVGLFRRSDGFFYLRNSLTSGFADVAFFFGQGNDIPLSGDWDGDGTTTIGVFRIVSGAATFFLRNSNSAGFADVSFSFGAPGDIPVVGDWNGDGRDTVGVFRNGVFLLRNTNSAGMADSIVNFGLGTDVPVVGDWDGNGTTTVGCYRRANGFFYYRNDLLSGVAEGALFYGLADDLPFAGDWDGDGRDGIGIVRLTEGSWRFFLKNELSPGFADVSFNYGNVNDLPVVGNWNGRP